The following DNA comes from Cryobacterium psychrophilum.
TGCGCTCGGCAAGAATGTCTACGCCTACAAAATGCAGTCGCTCGTCATCGGTGGCGTCTTCGGGACCGTCGCCGGCATGATCTTCGCGTTGCCGCGGGCCGTGGTGCCGTCCAACTATCAGACGACACTGACGTTCTTCATCTACGCGATCCTCCTGCTCGGCGGCGCCGCGACCATCCTCGGCCCAGTGATCGGGTCGATGATCTTCTGGGTGCTGTTGTCCTTCTTCTCCGGGTTCATGGCCCGGGCGGTGGAGGCGGGCTGGTTGCCTTTCATGACCAATATTCAAGCCGGCCAGTTGCGCTTCATTCTGGTGGGGGTCGCGATTATGCTGATAGTCATCTTCAGACCGCAAGGCATCTTCGGCAATAAGAAGGAGTTGGCCTTTGTCCGCTAACGGTGTACCCACAAACGATGCCCCGGACGATGTAGAAGTTGTCCCGTCGACCAAGCCGGTGAAATCGACCGACCTGCACATCGGTGAGGCGGTTCCGGGCTGCCAGAAGCGCGACCCGATCCTCGTCGCCGACCATGTGCGGCGCAGCTTCGGCGGCCTGACCGCGGTCGATGTCGCGCACATCGAGATTCCGCGCGGCGCGATCACGGCCCTGATCGGTCCGAACGGCGCCGGAAAGACGACCCTGTTCAACCTGCTGACCGGGTTCGACAAGCCGGACAGCGGAAAGTGGACCTTTGAGGGTCGTTCCCTGGCCGGACTGCCCGCATTCAAGGTCGCCCGTCTGGGCCAGATTCGCACCTTCCAGCTCACCAAGGCGCTTGGCCTGCTGACGGTCATGGACAACATGCTGCTCGGCGCGAAGGGCCAGGTCGGCGAGGACATGTTCCGATCGCTGTTCCCGTTCCTGTGGCGTCGGCAGGAGGTGGCCAATGAAGCCAAGGCCGCCGAGCTGCTGACGCGTTTCAAACTGCATGAGAAGAAGGACGACTACGCGGCGAGCCTGTCGGGCGGTCAACGCAAGCTCCTGGAGATGGCGCGGGCGTTGATGAGCGACCCCACCCTCGTGATGCTCGACGAGCCGATGGCCGGCGTGAACCCGGCCCTCACCCAGTCGCTGCTCGACCACGTGCTCAACCTCAAGGCGCAGGGCATGACCGTGCTCTTCGTCGAACACGACATGCAAATGGTGCGCCACATCGCCGACTGGGTGATCGTGATGGCCGAGGGCAAGGTGGTCGCGGAGGGCGACCCCCATGAGGTCATGCGTAACCAGGTCGTGATCGACGCCTATCTGGGCCAGCACCACGACGAAGACATCGGCGAGGACCAGGAACACGTAGTAGCTATGAAGGAGTTGCTCGATGACGAACGTTAGCCCCAGCGCCACCCCCGTTGCGGCCCCTGAGCGTGACAAGGTGGTTGAAGTCCGCAATGTCACGGCCGGTTATGTGACCGGGGTGAACATTCTCAATTCCTGCTCGCTCACCGCCTACGACGGCGAGCTCATCGGCATCATCGGTCCGAACGGCGCGGGAAAGTCCACGCTGCTCAAGGCGATCTTCGGGCTGGTGAAGGTGCGCGAGGGCGAGATCATGTTGCGCGGCAAAGACATCACCAACCACAAGGCGAACAAGCTCGTCTCCATGGGTGTGGGGTTCGTCCCGCAGTCCAATAACGTCTTCCCGACCCTCACCATTCGGGAAAACTTGGAGATGGGCATCTTCCAGAAGCCGAAGGGCCTCATAGAACGCCTCGAGTACGTCACCGAGATCTTTCCGGAACTGGGCAAACGGATGTCCCAGCGCGCGGGATCGCTCTCGGGCGGAGAACGACAGATGGTCGCCATGAGCCGAGCGCTCATGATGGGCCCGCACGTCATGCTCCTCGACGAGCCCTCTGCCGGCCTGTCGCCGGTGCGTCAGGACGAGGCGTTCCTGCGTGTGAAGGAAATCAACAAGGCCGGAGTCACGACGATCATGGTCGAGCAGAACGCCCAACGCTGCCTGCAGATCTGCGACCGCGGGTACGTGCTCGACCAGGGCAAGGACGCCTACACCGGCACCGGTCGCGAATTGCTCAACGACCCCAAGGTCATTGGCCTGTACCTGGGCACCCTCGGGCAGGACTAGCTCCTCCCCCGCACGACCCGCACGACAGCGGCGCCCGAGGTCACCTCGGGCGCCGCTGTCGTGCGCCCGCCATGAGTCGCCGTTGCAGGCGCGGAGTCCGCTCGGCGCGACTCCCCAGCGGGGCGCAGGAGATCCACGGCACCCGTTCCGATGCCACGCCCCCGTCGGGACACCGGAACGGCACAGCGCCATCCGGGCGTAGCTGCGACGCGGGACCGGGCAGCGCTCGTCGCGCTGCCGTGCGTCGCGCCGCCCCGCACTCGTCTGCCCCGCGCTCGTCTGCCCCGCACGGCGTGGCGCCAGGTCGGACGCGGGCTCCGTACCGCCGCGCGGGCACGCAACGGGCAGACAGAAGGGCCCCGGCCGAAGCCGGGGCCCTTCTGTTCTGTGTGGCGCTATAGGCTAGTTGATGCGGCTGTAGGTGTTGTCGTCAGCGTACTCGTAGACGCCGATGGTGGCCTCGGTCGGGTCGCCGTTCTCATCGAAAGTGACCGGTCCGGAGAAGCCGTCGTAGTCGATCTGGTCTCCGTTGGCGAGCGCCTCGGCACCGGCTGCGAAGTCAGTGACCTTGACTCCGTCGCCCGTTCCGCCCGAAATCTGGCGGAGGTGGTCGGCGATCGAACGGCCTGACACGTCGTTGGCTGCATAGGCGGCCAGGGCAAGCAGGACCACGGTGTCATAGGACTCCGCGGCGTAGCTGAAGTCGGTCAGCGTAGCGTCGACCCCCAGCAGGCGATCGGTGAAGTCGCCCAGGCCGCCGACGTCGAGGCCGGGGAGGGTTCCCTTGGCACCGGTCATGGTGCCGGCTGCGAAGTCAGCGCTGTAGTCGGCGAGGTTGCCGTCTACGAAGTACAGCTTGTCGCCCGGGAAGCCGGTGCCGACGAGTGTCGGAACGATGACCTTGGCCTGATCGAAGGTGATCAGCACGATCGCATCAGGAGCCGCCGCGGTGACGTCGGAGATCTGAGCGTCGAAGGTGGAGTCGCCCTCGTTGAACAGGGACTCGGCAACGACTTCACCGCCGGCCGCTTCGAACGCGGCCTTGGTCGAGGACGCCAGGCCGGTACCGTACGCGTCGTTGAGAACGATCATGCCGAGGGTGGCGTTACCGTCGGCGGCGATCTGGTTGCCCAGTACTTCACCCTGGAGGAGGTCCGAGGGTGCGGTGCGCCAGTAGAGGTTGTCATCGGGATAGTCGGTGAAGTCGGCCGAGGTGTTGGCCGGGGAGAAGTGCACAACGCCGGCCCCGGTGATCTTGTCGATCACGGTCTTGGAGACACCCGAGGACGCCGCTCCGACGATGGCCGAAACATCCTGGGAGAGGAGGTCGGTCACCGAGACGGTTGCGGTGTCGGTCTGGGTGTCGCCCGAGTCGCGGAAGATTGCCTCGACGGTGAGACCCAGGCCGGCGGCATTGATGTCGTCGACGGCCAGCTGCACACCGGCTTCTTCCGGCGGGCCGAGGAAGGCCAGCGCTCCACTCTGGGGGAGAATAGTGCCGATCTTGAGAGTCAGGTCGCGATCGCCGGCCGTGATCGGCTTTGCGTCGTCGCTCGCGGCGGGCGAGGAAGTGTCATCAGATGTGGTGCCCGCACCGGAGGCGCAGCCGGTGAGCAGCAACGCGCTCACACCAACCATGGCGATTCCGGTGAAAACGGCACGAAGTGAGCCGGAGGCAGGTGCCTTCGCGAATACGCTCATGTTGCTCCTTGGGAGTTGAAAAAGACGTAGAGATGGCCGTCGGATGACTGCCGTTATGTCACAGTAGGCAGTCCGGGCCACCAGTTCCATGAAATGCATGTTACAACTGCGTAAAGCGACCAAATCGTTACGATTGGCTGCCGGTCAATCCCTGGTACTCAATCTGCAGGCCTTCCTGCAGAGCGAGTACGCATTCACCCCACGAGGTGCAGACCGCTGGGCCCTGGCGCACTCTCACCCAGCCGGTCTCCAGCGAGGCTGCCCCGTCGTCGCCGGTCACGATCGCGGCGAGCGCGGTGGCGATGACGCCGTCGTAGGCCTCGGCCGCCCCGGCCGTATCGCTCAGTCCCGGGTCGGCCAGCTTCAGGCGCGTGGCGAAGTCCTCGCCCACGGCGAGGGGCGTGCCGCCATTCACGAGATCGCTGAGCGAGAGCAACGCGGCAGGAGCCACGGATGCCGCAAGCTCGGGCCGCGCCGCTGTCTGTGCGTCCCAGAGCACCGCGTCCACCGCCCGGTCGGTGAGGCTCGCGAACGCCGCCGCCTCGTCCCTCACAGAATTGCGATGGATCAGCTGTACCGGTTGCCCCAGCACGCCGCCGCGTGCGGCTATCTCCCGTGCGGCGACCTCTGATCCGGCCACCTGGGCGGCCCCGCTGGCCGCATGATCCCCGCTCAACGGAAACAGGGTACCGATGCGTAGCAGGCCGTCGCCGGTGGGGCTCACGGCCGTGGGTGTTGCGGTTGCGGTTGCAACTGTGGGCACCGGAACGGGTCCGGAGCACCCGGCGAGCGTGGTGGCAAGCACGGCGGCCAGGAGCGCAGCACAAAGGGTGGGGCGGGGCATCTAGGTCCTCTCGGAAGGTCTTCCCCGAGCGTAAATCGAATCAGACCGGTTCGAGGGACGCTCGCCGGGCCACCCGACCTGAGGCGATCATGTCGATCGTGAGAACGATGAGCGCCACCCACACGAGGGAGAACCCGATCCAGCGTTCCACGGGCATCGGCTCCTTCAGAATGACGACCCCCACAAGAAACTGCAGCACCGGTGCCGCGAATTGGATCAGCCCCAGCACGGTGAGGGGCAGGCGGCGCGCAGCGGCGGCAAACAGGAGCAGGGGAACAGCGGTCACGAGACCGGCCCCGAGCAGCCCCAGGGTGTGCGCCGTGGACACCGTGCCGATGGTGAGGCCAGACATACTTCCGACGACCACGAGCTGGATGATGGCCACCGGAGCGAGCCAGGCCGTCTCAATGGTCAGCCCCGTGACGGCGTCAACGCGCGAGCCCACCCGCTTCTTCATGAGGCCGTAGAAGCCGAAGGAGAAGGCAAGCACGAGCGAGATCCACGGAAGCGTCCCATACCCAACGGTGAGAACAATCACCGCGACCAGGCTGATGGCGATCGCAATCCACTGGATGCGACGCAATCGTTCGCGCAGCACGAGGACGCCGAGAAGCACCGTGACGATGGGGTTGATGAAGTAGCCGAGCGCGGCTTCGACCACGTGACCGGTCATGGCCGCAAACACATAGGTCTGCCAGTTCACGAAGATGAGCAGCCCGGCCAGACCCATGGTGAGCATGACGCGGCGCTGGCCGAGGACTGCCCGCAGCACGCCCCACTTGCGTGTGGCCGTGATGAGCACGACGCAGACAACGAGGGAGAAGAGCACCCGCCAGCCCACGACCTCGAACGCACCCGTGGGCGTGAGCAGAACGAAGTAGAGGGGAAGGAGGCCCCAGAGACCGTAGGCGAGGAAGCCGAAGAGCAGCCCACGACTGTGCTCAGATCGTGAAGCGCCGGCGGTGGCTGCCGACACGGCCTTGGTGGGCGGAGCATTCGTCATCAATATTCCTGTCTACAACTCTGCCAAAGACTGATCTCACCTGATTTGCGGCACTTGGGTGCAACGCACGACGGGCACAAAAAACTCCCGAACGGCGAAGCCATCCGGGAGTTTTTTCGTACCAGTGAAACGTACGGGTGAAGCTACTTAGCGAATGACGACCGCGAGAACGTCGCGAGCCGACAGAACGAGAAGGTCGTCGCCACCGAACTTGACTTCGGTTCCGCCGTACTTGGAGTAGAGCACCTTGTCGCCAACGGCGATGTCGAGGGGGACGCGGTTGCCCTTGTCGTCGATGCGGCCGGGGCCGACAGCAACAACTTCACCCTCCTGGGGCTTTTCCTTGGCGGAGTCAGGAATGACGAGTCCTGAAGCGGTCGTCTGCTCTGCGTCGACCTGCTTGATGACGATGCGATCCTCGAGCGGCTTGATGGAGACCGACACGGTTGACCTCTTTCTTTACGAAGATATGGGGTTAGCAGACTCACAACGAGAGTGCCAAAACGAGCTTAGGGTGCTTCTGGCACTCACGCAACGTGAGTGCCAGACCCAGGCAGGATTGATAGGTTTATTCAATGGAACGCACCGAGCTCGTCGAGCTGCTTTCGCCCGAGGGTTTACGCCTGCTGGACTCCCTTCCCGCCTACGGCACAATCGACGTCGTGCGGGCCGTGAGCGAGCTTCGCAAGGCCGGGCACGCCGCCGGCCTCGTGGCGGCGGCGCTGAGCCAGTCCCGGCTGCGAGCGAAGGCCGCACCGAAATTCGACGAATTCGCGAGCCGCATGCTCTTCACCGAGGCCGGACTCGAACAGGCCACGCGCCTGCGTGTCGCGGCCCTGCACGCCGGCCGCTTCGCCGGGCTGCGCACCGACACGGACCGACCGGTCCGCATCGTCGACCTCGGCTGCGGCATCGGCGGCGACGCCATGGCCATGGCCGCAATCGACCTCGACGTCACGGCCGTTGACGCCGACGAGGTGACGGCCAG
Coding sequences within:
- a CDS encoding ABC transporter ATP-binding protein, with translation MSANGVPTNDAPDDVEVVPSTKPVKSTDLHIGEAVPGCQKRDPILVADHVRRSFGGLTAVDVAHIEIPRGAITALIGPNGAGKTTLFNLLTGFDKPDSGKWTFEGRSLAGLPAFKVARLGQIRTFQLTKALGLLTVMDNMLLGAKGQVGEDMFRSLFPFLWRRQEVANEAKAAELLTRFKLHEKKDDYAASLSGGQRKLLEMARALMSDPTLVMLDEPMAGVNPALTQSLLDHVLNLKAQGMTVLFVEHDMQMVRHIADWVIVMAEGKVVAEGDPHEVMRNQVVIDAYLGQHHDEDIGEDQEHVVAMKELLDDER
- a CDS encoding ABC transporter ATP-binding protein, yielding MTNVSPSATPVAAPERDKVVEVRNVTAGYVTGVNILNSCSLTAYDGELIGIIGPNGAGKSTLLKAIFGLVKVREGEIMLRGKDITNHKANKLVSMGVGFVPQSNNVFPTLTIRENLEMGIFQKPKGLIERLEYVTEIFPELGKRMSQRAGSLSGGERQMVAMSRALMMGPHVMLLDEPSAGLSPVRQDEAFLRVKEINKAGVTTIMVEQNAQRCLQICDRGYVLDQGKDAYTGTGRELLNDPKVIGLYLGTLGQD
- a CDS encoding ABC transporter substrate-binding protein, whose translation is MSVFAKAPASGSLRAVFTGIAMVGVSALLLTGCASGAGTTSDDTSSPAASDDAKPITAGDRDLTLKIGTILPQSGALAFLGPPEEAGVQLAVDDINAAGLGLTVEAIFRDSGDTQTDTATVSVTDLLSQDVSAIVGAASSGVSKTVIDKITGAGVVHFSPANTSADFTDYPDDNLYWRTAPSDLLQGEVLGNQIAADGNATLGMIVLNDAYGTGLASSTKAAFEAAGGEVVAESLFNEGDSTFDAQISDVTAAAPDAIVLITFDQAKVIVPTLVGTGFPGDKLYFVDGNLADYSADFAAGTMTGAKGTLPGLDVGGLGDFTDRLLGVDATLTDFSYAAESYDTVVLLALAAYAANDVSGRSIADHLRQISGGTGDGVKVTDFAAGAEALANGDQIDYDGFSGPVTFDENGDPTEATIGVYEYADDNTYSRIN
- a CDS encoding ABC transporter substrate-binding protein, translated to MPRPTLCAALLAAVLATTLAGCSGPVPVPTVATATATPTAVSPTGDGLLRIGTLFPLSGDHAASGAAQVAGSEVAAREIAARGGVLGQPVQLIHRNSVRDEAAAFASLTDRAVDAVLWDAQTAARPELAASVAPAALLSLSDLVNGGTPLAVGEDFATRLKLADPGLSDTAGAAEAYDGVIATALAAIVTGDDGAASLETGWVRVRQGPAVCTSWGECVLALQEGLQIEYQGLTGSQS
- the rarD gene encoding EamA family transporter RarD, coding for MTNAPPTKAVSAATAGASRSEHSRGLLFGFLAYGLWGLLPLYFVLLTPTGAFEVVGWRVLFSLVVCVVLITATRKWGVLRAVLGQRRVMLTMGLAGLLIFVNWQTYVFAAMTGHVVEAALGYFINPIVTVLLGVLVLRERLRRIQWIAIAISLVAVIVLTVGYGTLPWISLVLAFSFGFYGLMKKRVGSRVDAVTGLTIETAWLAPVAIIQLVVVGSMSGLTIGTVSTAHTLGLLGAGLVTAVPLLLFAAAARRLPLTVLGLIQFAAPVLQFLVGVVILKEPMPVERWIGFSLVWVALIVLTIDMIASGRVARRASLEPV
- the groES gene encoding co-chaperone GroES: MSVSIKPLEDRIVIKQVDAEQTTASGLVIPDSAKEKPQEGEVVAVGPGRIDDKGNRVPLDIAVGDKVLYSKYGGTEVKFGGDDLLVLSARDVLAVVIR